The genomic region CCGGTGCCGGGAGGCACCAACGTGATCGCCTCCCGGGTGGACCTGTGGATCGATCTGCGGCACCCGCGGGACGAGATCACCGCCGCCCTGGCGGAGTCCATCCACCTCAACGCCCAGGTGATCGCCGCCGAAGAAGGGTGCACAGTCAGCTTCGGCACGGAATCGCTGAGCCCCACCGTTCACTTCGACACCGGGCTGCGCAACCAGCTGCAGACGCTGCTACCCGGCGCACCGGTGCTGGACACCGGTGCCGGTCACGACGCCGGTGTTCTCACCGGACATATCCCCACCGCCATGCTGTTCGTGCGGAACCCCACCGGCATATCCCACTCGCCGGACGAGCTCGTCGAGGACGACGACGCCGAGAAAGGCGCCGCTGCGTTGGCCGATGCCTTGGCGGGCCTGCTGGGCACAGCGCAGGTGATCGGATAGGGCCCTGGCCCCCGCCTATGATGGCTCCATGACCAACAACGCCAACCCCTTCACCGCCCAGCCCTCAGAAACCGGGGCCGGGGAAACAGGGGCCGGGCCGGCGTCGGGCACGGAAGAAGGGCCGGGCAAGCTCGAACGCATCATCGCCGGGCAGGTCCGCCGCTACCGGACCGCGAACGGTCTGTCCTCTGCGGAGCTGGCCGCACGGACCGGCTTGTCCAAGGCGATGATCTCGAAGATTGAAACAGCCAGCACCTCCTGCTCGCTGACTACCTTGCAGCGGCTGGCAGACGGACTGAAAATCCCGGTCACGGCGCTGTTCCGCGGGGCGGACACCGACCGGGACGCCACGTTCACTAAGAACGGCCAGGGCAGCCTGACCATACGCAGCGGGACCCAGCACGGCCACGAGTACCGGGTGCTTGGCACGCTGAAGGGCCGGACCGATGCCATCGAGCCAACGCTCGTCACTCTGACGAACGCCTCGGACGTGTTTCCTTTGTTCCAGCACCCGGGCACGGAATTCATCTACATGCTCACCGGCAAGATGGTCTATGGCCACGGCGCCTACGAATACGCCATGGAGGCCGGTGACTCGCTCCTGCTTGACGGCGAAGGACCCCACGGTCCGCTCGAGCTGCTGGATCTGCCCATCCAGTTCCTGGCCATATCGGCACGATAGAGCCGCCGGGTTACCTTCTTGGAGCATCTCCGCTCGCACAGTTCCTCAGGAAGCAGGAGGTTCGCTCTGGCCGCGCCCAGGGCATAGCGCACTGCAGGCTGGAACCGTCCCAGTCATCCAGGAACCGGCGTCCAGCCTGCAGCGCAGGGAGCCATCGTCGTGGCTCAGTCACCAGTTGAGGTCAGCGTGCCGCTGTGGCGGTCTGCTCCTGGAAGGCCGGCACGACGTGCTCGATGAAAAGTTCGAGCGAACGCTTTTTCTCTTCATGGGTCAGGCTGTTGTCGGCCCAGATGCTGAATTCGGTGACGCCGAGTGCCTCGTAGTGGCGGAGCCGCTCGATCACTTCGTCAGGCGTCCCGATCATTGCCGTGTGGTGGAGGGCCTCAGGTGTGAACTCCGGGCGGTCGGCGAACTTCTCCGCAGGGCTGGGCTCGAGGAAGCCGTTCTTCGGAGTGGTCTTGTTTCCGAACCAGGCATCGAACGTCCGGTAGAACTTCTGGATGCCCTCGGCCGGACGTCGCCATCCGTCGGGCTCGTCTGCGGCGTGGACGTGCGTGTGGCGGAGCACCATCAGGTCCGGGCGGGGGACACCGGGGTTGTTCTCCACAGCGGTGTCGAACTTGTGCGCAAGGTCTTCGACTTCCTCGTCGCCCTTCATCAGCGGCGTCACCATCACATTGCAGCCGTTGGCAACGGCGAACTCGTGCGAGGAGATGTCGCGGGCGGCGATCCACATGGGCGGGGTCGGCTTCTGCAGAGGCTTGGGCACGCTGGTCGAGGTCGGGAACTGCCAGACCTCGCCGTCGTGGGCATAGTCGCCTTCCCAGAGCGCGCGCACGGCCGGGACGAGCTCGCGCAGGTGTTTGCCGCCATCAACTGCAGACATGCCGCCCATGAGGCGGTCGAACTCGAACTGGTAAGCACCACGTGCCAGTCCCACCTCCATGCGGCCGTTGCTGATGACGTCCAGGAGCGCCGTCTCCCCGGCTACGCGCAGCGGGTTCCAGAAGGGCGCGATGATCGTTCCGGCACCCAGACGGATGCGCGACGTGCGCGCGGCCAAGTATGCAAGCTGGGGCATGGGGCTGGGAGAGATGGTGTACTCCATCGAGTGGTGCTCACCAATCCAGACGGTACTGAACCCTCCGGCCTCCGCGATCAGGGCGAGCTCCGTCAGGTTCTCGAAGCATTCGCGGTGTGAGACGGTCTCGTCCCAGCGCTCCATATGAGCGAAGAGGGAAAAGCGCATTAGTGACTCCTTCGTTCGGCGGCGGTGTTTGCCGACGCCTCGTTGATGGGTGCTGCTTCCAAGGCTGCTGTGTTGCGTTCGGCGATGGTTTGGTTGCCGCGGGACCAGTGTTCATGTTCGATTTCACGGATAATTACGGTGGTGTTTTCGGGTGCCGCGCCCACTGAGCGTTCGGCGGCCAGGTGAAGCTCGCTGATGAGCGAGCGGAGCTGCTCCGGGGTCCGGCCCCGGGCGATGGAGACTTCGATAAGGGGCAATGTGTTCAGCTCCTCATCACGAAGGGGTCGGCAAGGGGCGACTCGTCCGTGTTGATCCAGACACTCTTGACCCTGGTGTATTCACGGATGCTCTCGATGCCGTGTTCGACTCCGACGCCGCTGGTTTTGAAGCCTTCCCGGGGTGATTGGGGCGACATGGTGCGGTAGGTGTTGACCCAGACGGTGCCGGCCTCCAGACGGCTGGCCATGCGGTGGGCCCGGGAGAGGTTGGTGGTCCAGATTCCGGCGGCCAGACCGTAGGTGGTGTCGTTCGCCAGGCGGAGCACCTCCTCCTCCGTTTCAAACGGCATGACCGCGGCGACAGGCCCGAAAATCTCCTCCCTGACCACGCGCATTGAATTGTCCACATCGGTCAGGACGGTGGGCTCGAAGAAGTAGCCATCGAGGCCGGTGTTTGGACGCCCGCCGCCGGTCAGGACGGTCGCACCTTCGGAGACGCCGAGATCGACGTAGCTGGCGACCTTGTCCCGCTGGTCCTGGAAGGCCAGCGGTCCGAGTTCGGTGGCGTCAAGGAGCGGGTCTCCGATGACGATGCTCCTGGCGCGGGTGGCGACCCGTTCGAGCAGTTCGTCGTACACGGATTTGTGCGCGAACACGCGGCTGCCTGCGATGCAGGTCTGGCCGGCCGCGGCGAAGATGCCGGCCACCACACCCATGGATGCATTGGCTATGTCGGCGTCGGCGAAGACGATGTTCGGGGATTTTCCGCCCAGTTCCAGCGTTGAGCCGATGAAGCGGGATGCGGTTGAGGAGGCAATGCGGGCGCCGGTGGCGGTGCTGCCGGTAAAGGAGATTTTGGCCAAGCGGCGGTCATCGACGAGTGCGGCCCCAGCTTCTGCGCCGAAGCCGGTGACGACATTGATGACACCGGGCGGGAATCCGGCCTCGGCGGCCAGAGCGGCCAAGCGCAGAACGGTGGCAGAGGTGTATTCGGACGGTTTGATCACAATGGTGTTGCCCGTCGCGAGGGCGGGGGCCAGCTTGCTGGTGGTCAGCGTCAGCGGCGAGTTCCATGGCGTGATGGCTCCCACGACCCCGAGGGGTTCCCGGAGTGTGTAGTTCAGCATGGCCCGGCTGGACCCCGGGATGGTGTCGCCCTGGATCTTGTCGGCAAGCCCGGCGTAGTAGTAGTAATACTCAGGCATCGCCGTCAGCTGGGCGCGCATTTCCCGAAGAAGCTTGCCGTTGTCTTCGGATTCCATGCGGGCGAGTTCGTCCGCGTGCTCGCCCACGAGATCGCCCAGGCGCCGGAGAAGGTGCCCGCGCTTTGTCTGGCTGAGGTCCCGCCATGCGGGGTTTTCGAAGGCGGCCGCCGCGGATGACACTGCCCGCTCGACGTCGGCTTCGTTACCGCGTGCGGCCCGGTAGAGAACGTCCAGGGTGGCCGGGTTGGTGCTTTCGAAGTACTCCCCGGATGACGGGGGAACCCAGTCCCCGTTGATGAAGTGCTCGTAGCGGCGATCAGTCGACATGTGAATGCTCCTTGAAGAAAGCAGTGAGGGTGTTGGCGAGCTCTTGGGGACGCTCCACCGGCATCATGTGGCGGGCCCCGCTGATGACGGAGTACGTGCAGCCGGGGACGGCCGCGGCCAGCCGGGCACTCATTTCCGGGGTCGACCCCGGGTCCAGTTCACCGGTCACGGCATGGGAGGGGACGGTGATCCGGGGGAGTTCCGGTGCTATTTCCGCATCTGCGGTTGCGAAGACGCGATAGCAGGCCAGGAAGGATCGGGGATCGTTACGAAGCAGGACTTCCCTCGTCGACTCGACCAGTTCCGCCGGAACGGGGGAGCCTTCCGGGTACCACCTGAGGATGGAGGCCTCCACCGTCGCGGGAAAGTCCGATTGCGCTGAGGCGAGGCGCATCATCACCGCAGCGTGCTCCTGCTCCGTACGGTCGCACACCGATGCGACGGAGACCAGGGAGGCAACCAGGTCGGGCCGGAACCGGGCCAGATGCTGCGCGACGAGGGCACCGAGTGAGAACCCCACCACGTGGGTGCCCGGCTCGAGGCGCTCCGCGACGTCCGCCGCGAGCCCGGCCAGGGTCACGTCTTCGGGCGCAGCCTCCCGGGTCCCGTGCCCAAGGAGTTCGAGGACCTGAATGTCGTATTCCGGTTCGAGGAATTCGCGCAGGGGCCCCCACATCGACCCGTCGAGGCCGACGCCGTGGATCAGTGCTATGCGGGCGCGGCTCACGACGACGGTCACCTACTTCGTTTCGGTGGCGAACGCCGCGAGGCGCTGCTGCGGGCGACCCTGAGCCGCGGCGGCGAGGGCGATCACGATCTCGTCGGCGTGCGGTGCGTCATTGATCCGGACCTCGATGCTCTGGTGATGGGAGCGGATGGTCGCGTCGGTGATGTGCTTGAGCGGAATATCAAACACAACACCCGCCGGCCCGCGCTTTTCCACGGCCGGCAAAAGTGTGGTGGCATTCGCGGCG from Arthrobacter sp. NicSoilB8 harbors:
- a CDS encoding XRE family transcriptional regulator, with protein sequence MTNNANPFTAQPSETGAGETGAGPASGTEEGPGKLERIIAGQVRRYRTANGLSSAELAARTGLSKAMISKIETASTSCSLTTLQRLADGLKIPVTALFRGADTDRDATFTKNGQGSLTIRSGTQHGHEYRVLGTLKGRTDAIEPTLVTLTNASDVFPLFQHPGTEFIYMLTGKMVYGHGAYEYAMEAGDSLLLDGEGPHGPLELLDLPIQFLAISAR
- a CDS encoding tautomerase family protein — protein: MPLIEVSIARGRTPEQLRSLISELHLAAERSVGAAPENTTVIIREIEHEHWSRGNQTIAERNTAALEAAPINEASANTAAERRSH
- a CDS encoding LLM class flavin-dependent oxidoreductase translates to MRFSLFAHMERWDETVSHRECFENLTELALIAEAGGFSTVWIGEHHSMEYTISPSPMPQLAYLAARTSRIRLGAGTIIAPFWNPLRVAGETALLDVISNGRMEVGLARGAYQFEFDRLMGGMSAVDGGKHLRELVPAVRALWEGDYAHDGEVWQFPTSTSVPKPLQKPTPPMWIAARDISSHEFAVANGCNVMVTPLMKGDEEVEDLAHKFDTAVENNPGVPRPDLMVLRHTHVHAADEPDGWRRPAEGIQKFYRTFDAWFGNKTTPKNGFLEPSPAEKFADRPEFTPEALHHTAMIGTPDEVIERLRHYEALGVTEFSIWADNSLTHEEKKRSLELFIEHVVPAFQEQTATAAR
- a CDS encoding aldehyde dehydrogenase — encoded protein: MSTDRRYEHFINGDWVPPSSGEYFESTNPATLDVLYRAARGNEADVERAVSSAAAAFENPAWRDLSQTKRGHLLRRLGDLVGEHADELARMESEDNGKLLREMRAQLTAMPEYYYYYAGLADKIQGDTIPGSSRAMLNYTLREPLGVVGAITPWNSPLTLTTSKLAPALATGNTIVIKPSEYTSATVLRLAALAAEAGFPPGVINVVTGFGAEAGAALVDDRRLAKISFTGSTATGARIASSTASRFIGSTLELGGKSPNIVFADADIANASMGVVAGIFAAAGQTCIAGSRVFAHKSVYDELLERVATRARSIVIGDPLLDATELGPLAFQDQRDKVASYVDLGVSEGATVLTGGGRPNTGLDGYFFEPTVLTDVDNSMRVVREEIFGPVAAVMPFETEEEVLRLANDTTYGLAAGIWTTNLSRAHRMASRLEAGTVWVNTYRTMSPQSPREGFKTSGVGVEHGIESIREYTRVKSVWINTDESPLADPFVMRS
- a CDS encoding alpha/beta fold hydrolase; protein product: MSRARIALIHGVGLDGSMWGPLREFLEPEYDIQVLELLGHGTREAAPEDVTLAGLAADVAERLEPGTHVVGFSLGALVAQHLARFRPDLVASLVSVASVCDRTEQEHAAVMMRLASAQSDFPATVEASILRWYPEGSPVPAELVESTREVLLRNDPRSFLACYRVFATADAEIAPELPRITVPSHAVTGELDPGSTPEMSARLAAAVPGCTYSVISGARHMMPVERPQELANTLTAFFKEHSHVD